GCCAGCCCGCAAAGGGCTTCGCGGGCGTCCTGGCCCTGGGCCAGCAGGGTGAGCTCCGCATTGGCGGGCGGGGCCAGGGAAAGGATGTCCAGCATGCTTTTGGCGTCCACCTCGCCCGTATCGCTGATAAGCTGGATGGAAGCGGCATAGCGTTGCGCCTCTTGCGCCAGACGGGCCGCCGGGCGGGCGTGCAGGCCGTTGCGCAGGTTCAGGCACACCCGCAGGGCCAGCCCGCGCGGGGTTTGTTCGATGGCGTCTTCCATGGTGCTCCCTTTCCGCTGTCCGGCCCGCGGCCATGAGGCGGACAACGGCTTCATACTACATGCCAATCAGGCCTACGTCCATGAGAATCAGCACGCCCAGGGTGAGCGCCCAGAGCAGCAGGCGCGGCAGCCTGAGCCGCGCCACCAGCCAGGCGGCCGTAAGTACGGCCAGCGCGCCCAGCACATAGCCTGTCCAGGGGAAGGCGCGGGCGTCGCCCGGCAGAAGCCGCCAGATGACCAGGGCCGTC
This is a stretch of genomic DNA from Desulfovibrio legallii. It encodes these proteins:
- a CDS encoding HPr family phosphocarrier protein yields the protein MEDAIEQTPRGLALRVCLNLRNGLHARPAARLAQEAQRYAASIQLISDTGEVDAKSMLDILSLAPPANAELTLLAQGQDAREALCGLARFLSTLQD